Proteins from a genomic interval of Rattus norvegicus strain BN/NHsdMcwi chromosome 2, GRCr8, whole genome shotgun sequence:
- the Ddx4 gene encoding probable ATP-dependent RNA helicase DDX4 isoform X6 produces the protein MLSRAEPEAIMGDEDWEAEILKPHVSSYVPVFEKDKYSSGANGDTFNRTSASSSEMEDGPSGRDHFMRSGFSSGRNLGNRDIGESSKRETTSTTGGFGRGKGFGNRGFLNNKFEEGDSSGFWKESTNDCEDTQTRSRGFSKRGGYPDGNDSEASGPFRRGGRGSFRGCRGGFGLGRPNSEYDQDQGSQRGGGLFGSRKPAASDSGGYKGLNEEVVTGSGKNSWKSEAEGGESSDIQGPKVTYIPPPPPEDEDSIFAHYQTGINFDKYDTILVEVSGHDAPPAILTFEEANLCQTLNNNIAKAGYTKLTPVQKYSIPIVLAGRDLMACAQTGSGKTAAFLLPILAHMMRDGITASRFKELQEPECIIVAPTRELINQIYLEARKFSFGTCVRAVVIYGGTQFGHSIRQIVQGCNILCATPGRLMDIIGKEKIGLKQVKYLVLDEADRMLDMGFGPEMKKLISCPGMPSKEQRQTLLFSATFPEEIQRLAGEFLKSNYLFVAVGQVGGACRDVQQSILQVGQYSKREKLVEILRNIGDERTMVFVETKKKADFIATFLCQEKISTTSIHGDREQREREQALGDFRCGKCPVLVATSVAARGLDIENVQHVINFDLPSTIDEYVHRIGRTGRCGNTGRAISFFDTESDNHLAQPLVKVLSDAQQDVPAWLEEIAFSSYAPPSFSNSTRGAVFASVDTRKNFQGKNTLNTAGISSAQAPNPVDDESWD, from the exons AAATGGAAGATGGACCTTCTGGAAGAGATCATTTCATGAGAAGTGGATTTTCCTCTGGAAGAAATTTAGGAAACAGAG ATATTGGCGAGTCTAGTAAAAGAGAGACTACATCTACAACCGGTGGCTttggaagaggaaagggttttggaAACAGAG GTTTTTTAAATAACAAGTTTGAAGAAGGTGACAGCTCTGGTTTCTGGAAAG AGTCTACTAATGACTGTGAAGATACTCAGACTCGGAGCAGAGGGTTTTCCAAGCGAGGCG GCTATCCAGATGGGAATGATTCGGAAGCTTCAGGCCCATTCAGAAGAGGTGGAAGAGGTAGTTTCCGAGGTTGCCGCGGAGGATTTGGTCTAGGAAGACCAA ATAGTGAATATGACCAAGATCAGGGATCACAGCGTGGTGGTGGCCTTTTTGGTTCTAGGAAACCAGCAGCAAGTGATTCAG GTGGCTACAAAGGCTTAAATGAAGAAGTAGTAACAGGCTCTGGAAAGA ATTCTTGGAAGTCAGAAGCTGAAGGAGGCGAAAGCAGTGATATTCAAG GTCCAAAAGTGACATATATACCCCCTCCTCCACCAGAGGATGAGGACTCCATCTTTGCACATTATCAGACAGGCATAAACTTTGATAAATATGATACCATACTTGTTGAAGTATCTGGACATGATGCACCACCGGCAATTTTG ACTTTTGAAGAAGCGAATCTCTGCCAGACCCTGAATAACAACATTGCTAAGGCTGGCTATACCAAGCTCACTCCTGTGCAGAAGTACAGCATTCCCATTGTGTTAGCAGGAAGAGATTTGATGGCTTGTGCTCAAACAGGGTCTGGGAAGACG GCAGCTTTTCTCTTGCCTATTTTGGCTCATATGATGAGGGATGGAATAACTGCCAGTCGCtttaaagaactgcaggaacCAGAGTGTATTATTGTAGCACCAACTCGAGAATTGATCAACCAAATTTATTTGGAAGCCAGAAAATTTTCTTTTGG GACTTGTGTAAGAGCTGTTGTCATATATGGAGGAACCCAGTTTGGGCACTCAATTCGACAGATAGTGCAAGGGTGTAATATATTATGTGCTACTCCAGGGAGGCTGATGGATATCATAGGCAAAGAAAAG ATTGGTCTCAAACAAGTCAAGTACTTAGTTTTGGATGAAGCTGATCGAATGTTGGATATGGGTTTTGGACCCGAAATGAAGAAGTTAATTTCTTGTCCAGGAATGCCATCAAAGGAACAGCGCCAAACTCTTTTATTCAGTGCAACTTTTCCAGAAGAAATCCAGag GTTGGCTGGCGAGTTTTTAAAGTCAAATTATTTGTTTGTTGCTGTTGGACAAGTGGGAGGAGCTTGCAGAGATGTGCAGCAGTCCATTCTTCAAGTTGGCCAGtattcaaaaagagaaaaacttgTTGAGATTCTACGAAACATAG GTGATGAAAGAACTATGGTCTTTGTTGAAACCAAGAAAAAAGCAGATTTCATTGCGACTTTTCTTTGTCAAGAAAAAATATCAACTACAAGTATTCATGG CGATCGGGAACAGAGGGAGCGAGAACAAGCTCTTGGAGATTTTCGCTGTGGAAAGTGCCCagttcttgttgctacttcagtGGCTGCCAGAGGACTTGATATtgaaaatgttcaacatgttaTCAATTTTGACCTTCCTTCTACCATTGATGAATATGTTCATCGAATTGGACGTACTGGACGTTGTGGAAATACTGGCAGGGCGATTTCTTTTTTTGATACCGAATCTGATAATCATTTAGCACAACCTCTAGTTAAAGTACTGTCAGAT gcTCAACAGGATGTTCCTGCGTGGTTAGAAGAGATTGCCTTTAGTTCATATGCGCCTCCCAGCTTCAGTAATAGCACAAGAGGGGCTGTGTTTGCATCTGTTGACACTAGGAAG aatttccaGGGCAAGAACACACTGAACACAGCTGGGATTTCTTCTGCACAAGCTCCCAATCCAGTTGATGACGAGTCATGGGATTAA
- the Ddx4 gene encoding probable ATP-dependent RNA helicase DDX4 isoform X2, which translates to MLSRAEPEAIMGDEDWEAEILKPHVSSYVPVFEKDKYSSGANGDTFNRTSASSSEMEDGPSGRDHFMRSGFSSGRNLGNRDIGESSKRETTSTTGGFGRGKGFGNRGFLNNKFEEGDSSGFWKESTNDCEDTQTRSRGFSKRGGYPDGNDSEASGPFRRGGRGSFRGCRGGFGLGRPNSEYDQDQGSQRGGGLFGSRKPAASDSGSGDTFQSRSGNGRGGYKGLNEEVVTGSGKNSWKSEAEGGESSDIQGPKVTYIPPPPPEDEDSIFAHYQTGINFDKYDTILVEVSGHDAPPAILTFEEANLCQTLNNNIAKAGYTKLTPVQKYSIPIVLAGRDLMACAQTGSGKTAAFLLPILAHMMRDGITASRFKELQEPECIIVAPTRELINQIYLEARKFSFGTCVRAVVIYGGTQFGHSIRQIVQGCNILCATPGRLMDIIGKEKIGLKQVKYLVLDEADRMLDMGFGPEMKKLISCPGMPSKEQRQTLLFSATFPEEIQRLAGEFLKSNYLFVAVGQVGGACRDVQQSILQVGQYSKREKLVEILRNIGDERTMVFVETKKKADFIATFLCQEKISTTSIHGDREQREREQALGDFRCGKCPVLVATSVAARGLDIENVQHVINFDLPSTIDEYVHRIGRTGRCGNTGRAISFFDTESDNHLAQPLVKVLSDAQQDVPAWLEEIAFSSYAPPSFSNSTRGAVFASVDTRKNFQGKNTLNTAGISSAQAPNPVDDESWD; encoded by the exons AAATGGAAGATGGACCTTCTGGAAGAGATCATTTCATGAGAAGTGGATTTTCCTCTGGAAGAAATTTAGGAAACAGAG ATATTGGCGAGTCTAGTAAAAGAGAGACTACATCTACAACCGGTGGCTttggaagaggaaagggttttggaAACAGAG GTTTTTTAAATAACAAGTTTGAAGAAGGTGACAGCTCTGGTTTCTGGAAAG AGTCTACTAATGACTGTGAAGATACTCAGACTCGGAGCAGAGGGTTTTCCAAGCGAGGCG GCTATCCAGATGGGAATGATTCGGAAGCTTCAGGCCCATTCAGAAGAGGTGGAAGAGGTAGTTTCCGAGGTTGCCGCGGAGGATTTGGTCTAGGAAGACCAA ATAGTGAATATGACCAAGATCAGGGATCACAGCGTGGTGGTGGCCTTTTTGGTTCTAGGAAACCAGCAGCAAGTGATTCAG GCAGTGGTGACACTTTCCAGAGCAGAAGTGGGAATGGCCGAG GTGGCTACAAAGGCTTAAATGAAGAAGTAGTAACAGGCTCTGGAAAGA ATTCTTGGAAGTCAGAAGCTGAAGGAGGCGAAAGCAGTGATATTCAAG GTCCAAAAGTGACATATATACCCCCTCCTCCACCAGAGGATGAGGACTCCATCTTTGCACATTATCAGACAGGCATAAACTTTGATAAATATGATACCATACTTGTTGAAGTATCTGGACATGATGCACCACCGGCAATTTTG ACTTTTGAAGAAGCGAATCTCTGCCAGACCCTGAATAACAACATTGCTAAGGCTGGCTATACCAAGCTCACTCCTGTGCAGAAGTACAGCATTCCCATTGTGTTAGCAGGAAGAGATTTGATGGCTTGTGCTCAAACAGGGTCTGGGAAGACG GCAGCTTTTCTCTTGCCTATTTTGGCTCATATGATGAGGGATGGAATAACTGCCAGTCGCtttaaagaactgcaggaacCAGAGTGTATTATTGTAGCACCAACTCGAGAATTGATCAACCAAATTTATTTGGAAGCCAGAAAATTTTCTTTTGG GACTTGTGTAAGAGCTGTTGTCATATATGGAGGAACCCAGTTTGGGCACTCAATTCGACAGATAGTGCAAGGGTGTAATATATTATGTGCTACTCCAGGGAGGCTGATGGATATCATAGGCAAAGAAAAG ATTGGTCTCAAACAAGTCAAGTACTTAGTTTTGGATGAAGCTGATCGAATGTTGGATATGGGTTTTGGACCCGAAATGAAGAAGTTAATTTCTTGTCCAGGAATGCCATCAAAGGAACAGCGCCAAACTCTTTTATTCAGTGCAACTTTTCCAGAAGAAATCCAGag GTTGGCTGGCGAGTTTTTAAAGTCAAATTATTTGTTTGTTGCTGTTGGACAAGTGGGAGGAGCTTGCAGAGATGTGCAGCAGTCCATTCTTCAAGTTGGCCAGtattcaaaaagagaaaaacttgTTGAGATTCTACGAAACATAG GTGATGAAAGAACTATGGTCTTTGTTGAAACCAAGAAAAAAGCAGATTTCATTGCGACTTTTCTTTGTCAAGAAAAAATATCAACTACAAGTATTCATGG CGATCGGGAACAGAGGGAGCGAGAACAAGCTCTTGGAGATTTTCGCTGTGGAAAGTGCCCagttcttgttgctacttcagtGGCTGCCAGAGGACTTGATATtgaaaatgttcaacatgttaTCAATTTTGACCTTCCTTCTACCATTGATGAATATGTTCATCGAATTGGACGTACTGGACGTTGTGGAAATACTGGCAGGGCGATTTCTTTTTTTGATACCGAATCTGATAATCATTTAGCACAACCTCTAGTTAAAGTACTGTCAGAT gcTCAACAGGATGTTCCTGCGTGGTTAGAAGAGATTGCCTTTAGTTCATATGCGCCTCCCAGCTTCAGTAATAGCACAAGAGGGGCTGTGTTTGCATCTGTTGACACTAGGAAG aatttccaGGGCAAGAACACACTGAACACAGCTGGGATTTCTTCTGCACAAGCTCCCAATCCAGTTGATGACGAGTCATGGGATTAA
- the Ddx4 gene encoding probable ATP-dependent RNA helicase DDX4 isoform X4, producing the protein MGDEDWEAEILKPHVSSYVPVFEKDKYSSGANGDTFNRTSASSSEMEDGPSGRDHFMRSGFSSGRNLGNRDIGESSKRETTSTTGGFGRGKGFGNRGFLNNKFEEGDSSGFWKESTNDCEDTQTRSRGFSKRGGYPDGNDSEASGPFRRGGRGSFRGCRGGFGLGRPNSEYDQDQGSQRGGGLFGSRKPAASDSGSGDTFQSRSGNGRGGYKGLNEEVVTGSGKNSWKSEAEGGESSDIQGPKVTYIPPPPPEDEDSIFAHYQTGINFDKYDTILVEVSGHDAPPAILTFEEANLCQTLNNNIAKAGYTKLTPVQKYSIPIVLAGRDLMACAQTGSGKTAAFLLPILAHMMRDGITASRFKELQEPECIIVAPTRELINQIYLEARKFSFGTCVRAVVIYGGTQFGHSIRQIVQGCNILCATPGRLMDIIGKEKIGLKQVKYLVLDEADRMLDMGFGPEMKKLISCPGMPSKEQRQTLLFSATFPEEIQRLAGEFLKSNYLFVAVGQVGGACRDVQQSILQVGQYSKREKLVEILRNIGDERTMVFVETKKKADFIATFLCQEKISTTSIHGDREQREREQALGDFRCGKCPVLVATSVAARGLDIENVQHVINFDLPSTIDEYVHRIGRTGRCGNTGRAISFFDTESDNHLAQPLVKVLSDAQQDVPAWLEEIAFSSYAPPSFSNSTRGAVFASVDTRKNFQGKNTLNTAGISSAQAPNPVDDESWD; encoded by the exons AAATGGAAGATGGACCTTCTGGAAGAGATCATTTCATGAGAAGTGGATTTTCCTCTGGAAGAAATTTAGGAAACAGAG ATATTGGCGAGTCTAGTAAAAGAGAGACTACATCTACAACCGGTGGCTttggaagaggaaagggttttggaAACAGAG GTTTTTTAAATAACAAGTTTGAAGAAGGTGACAGCTCTGGTTTCTGGAAAG AGTCTACTAATGACTGTGAAGATACTCAGACTCGGAGCAGAGGGTTTTCCAAGCGAGGCG GCTATCCAGATGGGAATGATTCGGAAGCTTCAGGCCCATTCAGAAGAGGTGGAAGAGGTAGTTTCCGAGGTTGCCGCGGAGGATTTGGTCTAGGAAGACCAA ATAGTGAATATGACCAAGATCAGGGATCACAGCGTGGTGGTGGCCTTTTTGGTTCTAGGAAACCAGCAGCAAGTGATTCAG GCAGTGGTGACACTTTCCAGAGCAGAAGTGGGAATGGCCGAG GTGGCTACAAAGGCTTAAATGAAGAAGTAGTAACAGGCTCTGGAAAGA ATTCTTGGAAGTCAGAAGCTGAAGGAGGCGAAAGCAGTGATATTCAAG GTCCAAAAGTGACATATATACCCCCTCCTCCACCAGAGGATGAGGACTCCATCTTTGCACATTATCAGACAGGCATAAACTTTGATAAATATGATACCATACTTGTTGAAGTATCTGGACATGATGCACCACCGGCAATTTTG ACTTTTGAAGAAGCGAATCTCTGCCAGACCCTGAATAACAACATTGCTAAGGCTGGCTATACCAAGCTCACTCCTGTGCAGAAGTACAGCATTCCCATTGTGTTAGCAGGAAGAGATTTGATGGCTTGTGCTCAAACAGGGTCTGGGAAGACG GCAGCTTTTCTCTTGCCTATTTTGGCTCATATGATGAGGGATGGAATAACTGCCAGTCGCtttaaagaactgcaggaacCAGAGTGTATTATTGTAGCACCAACTCGAGAATTGATCAACCAAATTTATTTGGAAGCCAGAAAATTTTCTTTTGG GACTTGTGTAAGAGCTGTTGTCATATATGGAGGAACCCAGTTTGGGCACTCAATTCGACAGATAGTGCAAGGGTGTAATATATTATGTGCTACTCCAGGGAGGCTGATGGATATCATAGGCAAAGAAAAG ATTGGTCTCAAACAAGTCAAGTACTTAGTTTTGGATGAAGCTGATCGAATGTTGGATATGGGTTTTGGACCCGAAATGAAGAAGTTAATTTCTTGTCCAGGAATGCCATCAAAGGAACAGCGCCAAACTCTTTTATTCAGTGCAACTTTTCCAGAAGAAATCCAGag GTTGGCTGGCGAGTTTTTAAAGTCAAATTATTTGTTTGTTGCTGTTGGACAAGTGGGAGGAGCTTGCAGAGATGTGCAGCAGTCCATTCTTCAAGTTGGCCAGtattcaaaaagagaaaaacttgTTGAGATTCTACGAAACATAG GTGATGAAAGAACTATGGTCTTTGTTGAAACCAAGAAAAAAGCAGATTTCATTGCGACTTTTCTTTGTCAAGAAAAAATATCAACTACAAGTATTCATGG CGATCGGGAACAGAGGGAGCGAGAACAAGCTCTTGGAGATTTTCGCTGTGGAAAGTGCCCagttcttgttgctacttcagtGGCTGCCAGAGGACTTGATATtgaaaatgttcaacatgttaTCAATTTTGACCTTCCTTCTACCATTGATGAATATGTTCATCGAATTGGACGTACTGGACGTTGTGGAAATACTGGCAGGGCGATTTCTTTTTTTGATACCGAATCTGATAATCATTTAGCACAACCTCTAGTTAAAGTACTGTCAGAT gcTCAACAGGATGTTCCTGCGTGGTTAGAAGAGATTGCCTTTAGTTCATATGCGCCTCCCAGCTTCAGTAATAGCACAAGAGGGGCTGTGTTTGCATCTGTTGACACTAGGAAG aatttccaGGGCAAGAACACACTGAACACAGCTGGGATTTCTTCTGCACAAGCTCCCAATCCAGTTGATGACGAGTCATGGGATTAA
- the Ddx4 gene encoding probable ATP-dependent RNA helicase DDX4 isoform X8, whose product MGDEDWEAEILKPHVSSYVPVFEKDKYSSGANGDTFNRTSASSSEMEDGPSGRDHFMRSGFSSGRNLGNRDIGESSKRETTSTTGGFGRGKGFGNRGFLNNKFEEGDSSGFWKESTNDCEDTQTRSRGFSKRGGYPDGNDSEASGPFRRGGRDSEYDQDQGSQRGGGLFGSRKPAASDSVQCFTGSGDTFQSRSGNGRGGYKGLNEEVVTGSGKNSWKSEAEGGESSDIQGPKVTYIPPPPPEDEDSIFAHYQTGINFDKYDTILVEVSGHDAPPAILTFEEANLCQTLNNNIAKAGYTKLTPVQKYSIPIVLAGRDLMACAQTGSGKTAAFLLPILAHMMRDGITASRFKELQEPECIIVAPTRELINQIYLEARKFSFGTCVRAVVIYGGTQFGHSIRQIVQGCNILCATPGRLMDIIGKEKIGLKQVKYLVLDEADRMLDMGFGPEMKKLISCPGMPSKEQRQTLLFSATFPEEIQRLAGEFLKSNYLFVAVGQVGGACRDVQQSILQVGQYSKREKLVEILRNIGDERTMVFVETKKKADFIATFLCQEKISTTSIHGDREQREREQALGDFRCGKCPVLVATSVAARGLDIENVQHVINFDLPSTIDEYVHRIGRTGRCGNTGRAISFFDTESDNHLAQPLVKVLSDAQQDVPAWLEEIAFSSYAPPSFSNSTRGAVFASVDTRKNFQGKNTLNTAGISSAQAPNPVDDESWD is encoded by the exons AAATGGAAGATGGACCTTCTGGAAGAGATCATTTCATGAGAAGTGGATTTTCCTCTGGAAGAAATTTAGGAAACAGAG ATATTGGCGAGTCTAGTAAAAGAGAGACTACATCTACAACCGGTGGCTttggaagaggaaagggttttggaAACAGAG GTTTTTTAAATAACAAGTTTGAAGAAGGTGACAGCTCTGGTTTCTGGAAAG AGTCTACTAATGACTGTGAAGATACTCAGACTCGGAGCAGAGGGTTTTCCAAGCGAGGCG GCTATCCAGATGGGAATGATTCGGAAGCTTCAGGCCCATTCAGAAGAGGTGGAAGAG ATAGTGAATATGACCAAGATCAGGGATCACAGCGTGGTGGTGGCCTTTTTGGTTCTAGGAAACCAGCAGCAAGTGATTCAG TGCAATGTTTTACAGGCAGTGGTGACACTTTCCAGAGCAGAAGTGGGAATGGCCGAG GTGGCTACAAAGGCTTAAATGAAGAAGTAGTAACAGGCTCTGGAAAGA ATTCTTGGAAGTCAGAAGCTGAAGGAGGCGAAAGCAGTGATATTCAAG GTCCAAAAGTGACATATATACCCCCTCCTCCACCAGAGGATGAGGACTCCATCTTTGCACATTATCAGACAGGCATAAACTTTGATAAATATGATACCATACTTGTTGAAGTATCTGGACATGATGCACCACCGGCAATTTTG ACTTTTGAAGAAGCGAATCTCTGCCAGACCCTGAATAACAACATTGCTAAGGCTGGCTATACCAAGCTCACTCCTGTGCAGAAGTACAGCATTCCCATTGTGTTAGCAGGAAGAGATTTGATGGCTTGTGCTCAAACAGGGTCTGGGAAGACG GCAGCTTTTCTCTTGCCTATTTTGGCTCATATGATGAGGGATGGAATAACTGCCAGTCGCtttaaagaactgcaggaacCAGAGTGTATTATTGTAGCACCAACTCGAGAATTGATCAACCAAATTTATTTGGAAGCCAGAAAATTTTCTTTTGG GACTTGTGTAAGAGCTGTTGTCATATATGGAGGAACCCAGTTTGGGCACTCAATTCGACAGATAGTGCAAGGGTGTAATATATTATGTGCTACTCCAGGGAGGCTGATGGATATCATAGGCAAAGAAAAG ATTGGTCTCAAACAAGTCAAGTACTTAGTTTTGGATGAAGCTGATCGAATGTTGGATATGGGTTTTGGACCCGAAATGAAGAAGTTAATTTCTTGTCCAGGAATGCCATCAAAGGAACAGCGCCAAACTCTTTTATTCAGTGCAACTTTTCCAGAAGAAATCCAGag GTTGGCTGGCGAGTTTTTAAAGTCAAATTATTTGTTTGTTGCTGTTGGACAAGTGGGAGGAGCTTGCAGAGATGTGCAGCAGTCCATTCTTCAAGTTGGCCAGtattcaaaaagagaaaaacttgTTGAGATTCTACGAAACATAG GTGATGAAAGAACTATGGTCTTTGTTGAAACCAAGAAAAAAGCAGATTTCATTGCGACTTTTCTTTGTCAAGAAAAAATATCAACTACAAGTATTCATGG CGATCGGGAACAGAGGGAGCGAGAACAAGCTCTTGGAGATTTTCGCTGTGGAAAGTGCCCagttcttgttgctacttcagtGGCTGCCAGAGGACTTGATATtgaaaatgttcaacatgttaTCAATTTTGACCTTCCTTCTACCATTGATGAATATGTTCATCGAATTGGACGTACTGGACGTTGTGGAAATACTGGCAGGGCGATTTCTTTTTTTGATACCGAATCTGATAATCATTTAGCACAACCTCTAGTTAAAGTACTGTCAGAT gcTCAACAGGATGTTCCTGCGTGGTTAGAAGAGATTGCCTTTAGTTCATATGCGCCTCCCAGCTTCAGTAATAGCACAAGAGGGGCTGTGTTTGCATCTGTTGACACTAGGAAG aatttccaGGGCAAGAACACACTGAACACAGCTGGGATTTCTTCTGCACAAGCTCCCAATCCAGTTGATGACGAGTCATGGGATTAA
- the Ddx4 gene encoding probable ATP-dependent RNA helicase DDX4 isoform X9: MGDEDWEAEILKPHVSSYVPVFEKDKYSSGANGDTFNRTSASSSEMEDGPSGRDHFMRSGFSSGRNLGNRDIGESSKRETTSTTGGFGRGKGFGNRGFLNNKFEEGDSSGFWKESTNDCEDTQTRSRGFSKRGGYPDGNDSEASGPFRRGGRDSEYDQDQGSQRGGGLFGSRKPAASDSGSGDTFQSRSGNGRGGYKGLNEEVVTGSGKNSWKSEAEGGESSDIQGPKVTYIPPPPPEDEDSIFAHYQTGINFDKYDTILVEVSGHDAPPAILTFEEANLCQTLNNNIAKAGYTKLTPVQKYSIPIVLAGRDLMACAQTGSGKTAAFLLPILAHMMRDGITASRFKELQEPECIIVAPTRELINQIYLEARKFSFGTCVRAVVIYGGTQFGHSIRQIVQGCNILCATPGRLMDIIGKEKIGLKQVKYLVLDEADRMLDMGFGPEMKKLISCPGMPSKEQRQTLLFSATFPEEIQRLAGEFLKSNYLFVAVGQVGGACRDVQQSILQVGQYSKREKLVEILRNIGDERTMVFVETKKKADFIATFLCQEKISTTSIHGDREQREREQALGDFRCGKCPVLVATSVAARGLDIENVQHVINFDLPSTIDEYVHRIGRTGRCGNTGRAISFFDTESDNHLAQPLVKVLSDAQQDVPAWLEEIAFSSYAPPSFSNSTRGAVFASVDTRKNFQGKNTLNTAGISSAQAPNPVDDESWD, translated from the exons AAATGGAAGATGGACCTTCTGGAAGAGATCATTTCATGAGAAGTGGATTTTCCTCTGGAAGAAATTTAGGAAACAGAG ATATTGGCGAGTCTAGTAAAAGAGAGACTACATCTACAACCGGTGGCTttggaagaggaaagggttttggaAACAGAG GTTTTTTAAATAACAAGTTTGAAGAAGGTGACAGCTCTGGTTTCTGGAAAG AGTCTACTAATGACTGTGAAGATACTCAGACTCGGAGCAGAGGGTTTTCCAAGCGAGGCG GCTATCCAGATGGGAATGATTCGGAAGCTTCAGGCCCATTCAGAAGAGGTGGAAGAG ATAGTGAATATGACCAAGATCAGGGATCACAGCGTGGTGGTGGCCTTTTTGGTTCTAGGAAACCAGCAGCAAGTGATTCAG GCAGTGGTGACACTTTCCAGAGCAGAAGTGGGAATGGCCGAG GTGGCTACAAAGGCTTAAATGAAGAAGTAGTAACAGGCTCTGGAAAGA ATTCTTGGAAGTCAGAAGCTGAAGGAGGCGAAAGCAGTGATATTCAAG GTCCAAAAGTGACATATATACCCCCTCCTCCACCAGAGGATGAGGACTCCATCTTTGCACATTATCAGACAGGCATAAACTTTGATAAATATGATACCATACTTGTTGAAGTATCTGGACATGATGCACCACCGGCAATTTTG ACTTTTGAAGAAGCGAATCTCTGCCAGACCCTGAATAACAACATTGCTAAGGCTGGCTATACCAAGCTCACTCCTGTGCAGAAGTACAGCATTCCCATTGTGTTAGCAGGAAGAGATTTGATGGCTTGTGCTCAAACAGGGTCTGGGAAGACG GCAGCTTTTCTCTTGCCTATTTTGGCTCATATGATGAGGGATGGAATAACTGCCAGTCGCtttaaagaactgcaggaacCAGAGTGTATTATTGTAGCACCAACTCGAGAATTGATCAACCAAATTTATTTGGAAGCCAGAAAATTTTCTTTTGG GACTTGTGTAAGAGCTGTTGTCATATATGGAGGAACCCAGTTTGGGCACTCAATTCGACAGATAGTGCAAGGGTGTAATATATTATGTGCTACTCCAGGGAGGCTGATGGATATCATAGGCAAAGAAAAG ATTGGTCTCAAACAAGTCAAGTACTTAGTTTTGGATGAAGCTGATCGAATGTTGGATATGGGTTTTGGACCCGAAATGAAGAAGTTAATTTCTTGTCCAGGAATGCCATCAAAGGAACAGCGCCAAACTCTTTTATTCAGTGCAACTTTTCCAGAAGAAATCCAGag GTTGGCTGGCGAGTTTTTAAAGTCAAATTATTTGTTTGTTGCTGTTGGACAAGTGGGAGGAGCTTGCAGAGATGTGCAGCAGTCCATTCTTCAAGTTGGCCAGtattcaaaaagagaaaaacttgTTGAGATTCTACGAAACATAG GTGATGAAAGAACTATGGTCTTTGTTGAAACCAAGAAAAAAGCAGATTTCATTGCGACTTTTCTTTGTCAAGAAAAAATATCAACTACAAGTATTCATGG CGATCGGGAACAGAGGGAGCGAGAACAAGCTCTTGGAGATTTTCGCTGTGGAAAGTGCCCagttcttgttgctacttcagtGGCTGCCAGAGGACTTGATATtgaaaatgttcaacatgttaTCAATTTTGACCTTCCTTCTACCATTGATGAATATGTTCATCGAATTGGACGTACTGGACGTTGTGGAAATACTGGCAGGGCGATTTCTTTTTTTGATACCGAATCTGATAATCATTTAGCACAACCTCTAGTTAAAGTACTGTCAGAT gcTCAACAGGATGTTCCTGCGTGGTTAGAAGAGATTGCCTTTAGTTCATATGCGCCTCCCAGCTTCAGTAATAGCACAAGAGGGGCTGTGTTTGCATCTGTTGACACTAGGAAG aatttccaGGGCAAGAACACACTGAACACAGCTGGGATTTCTTCTGCACAAGCTCCCAATCCAGTTGATGACGAGTCATGGGATTAA